A DNA window from Halostella salina contains the following coding sequences:
- the ribH gene encoding 6,7-dimethyl-8-ribityllumazine synthase, which translates to MVTLGLVVAEFNAPVTEEMERSAREAADAADAEVVETLRVPGAYDTPLAADRLARRDEVDAVAVVGAIITGDTDHDQKIADAAYGRLTDVSLDRDTPVALGVSGPGMSADEARARTDNGAKAVESAVQLAEEL; encoded by the coding sequence ATGGTAACGCTCGGACTGGTGGTCGCGGAGTTCAACGCTCCCGTCACCGAGGAGATGGAGCGGTCGGCGCGCGAGGCGGCCGACGCGGCCGACGCCGAGGTCGTGGAGACGCTCCGCGTCCCCGGCGCGTACGACACGCCGCTGGCCGCCGACCGGCTGGCTCGCCGGGACGAGGTTGACGCCGTGGCGGTGGTCGGCGCGATCATCACCGGCGACACCGACCACGACCAGAAGATCGCCGACGCGGCGTACGGGCGGCTCACCGACGTGAGCCTCGACCGCGACACGCCCGTCGCCCTCGGTGTCTCCGGTCCCGGCATGAGCGCCGACGAGGCCCGAGCGCGTACCGACAACGGCGCGAAGGCGGTCGAGAGCGCCGTCCAACTCGCCGAGGAACTATGA
- a CDS encoding pyridoxal phosphate-dependent aminotransferase: MSMDFASRVQRVEPSATLAISDKASALEADGVDVVDLSVGEPDFPTPENIVEAGKDAMDAGHTGYTPSKGIPELREAIADYLRDDCGLHYDADNVIVTPGGKQALFETFQSLIDDGDEVVLLDPAWVSYEAMVKLSDGSVSRVDTAAHDFQLEPALDDLAETVSDDTELLVVNSPGNPHGAVYSDAALEGVRDLAVEHDITVISDEIYREITYGAEPTSLGTFDGMAERTVTINGFSKAYSMTGWRLGYVAAPEALIDQAGKLHSHSVSCATNFVQHAGVEAIENTDEAVAEMAEAFEERRDMLVDLFADHGVDVATPDGAFYMMLPVDDDDTAWCEGAIEDAHVATVPGSAFGTPGYARISYANSKERLREAVDRLAAEGYL, translated from the coding sequence ATGAGCATGGACTTCGCCAGCAGAGTACAACGAGTCGAACCGAGCGCGACGCTCGCCATCAGCGACAAGGCCTCCGCGCTGGAGGCCGACGGCGTCGACGTGGTGGACCTGAGCGTCGGCGAACCGGACTTCCCGACGCCCGAGAACATCGTCGAGGCCGGAAAGGACGCGATGGACGCGGGCCACACGGGCTACACGCCCTCGAAGGGCATCCCCGAGCTTCGCGAGGCGATCGCCGACTACCTGCGGGACGACTGCGGCCTGCACTACGACGCGGACAACGTCATCGTCACGCCCGGCGGCAAGCAGGCGCTGTTCGAGACGTTCCAGTCGCTGATCGACGATGGGGACGAGGTCGTCCTGCTCGACCCGGCGTGGGTGTCCTACGAGGCGATGGTGAAGCTCTCGGACGGGTCGGTCTCCCGCGTCGACACCGCCGCCCACGACTTCCAGCTCGAACCCGCGCTCGACGACCTCGCCGAGACGGTGTCGGACGACACCGAACTGCTCGTCGTCAACTCGCCGGGCAACCCCCACGGTGCAGTGTACTCCGACGCTGCGTTAGAGGGCGTCCGCGACCTGGCCGTCGAACACGACATCACGGTCATCTCCGACGAGATATACCGCGAGATCACGTACGGTGCGGAGCCGACCAGCCTCGGCACCTTCGACGGGATGGCCGAGCGCACGGTCACGATAAACGGCTTCTCGAAGGCCTACTCGATGACCGGCTGGCGGCTCGGCTACGTCGCCGCGCCCGAGGCGCTGATCGACCAGGCCGGCAAGCTCCACTCCCACTCGGTCTCGTGTGCGACCAACTTCGTCCAGCACGCCGGCGTCGAGGCGATCGAAAACACCGACGAGGCCGTCGCGGAGATGGCCGAGGCGTTCGAGGAGCGCCGGGACATGCTGGTCGACCTGTTCGCCGACCACGGCGTCGACGTGGCCACGCCCGACGGCGCGTTCTACATGATGCTGCCCGTGGACGACGACGACACCGCGTGGTGTGAGGGTGCCATCGAGGACGCCCACGTCGCCACGGTGCCGGGCAGCGCCTTCGGCACGCCGGGCTACGCCCGCATCTCCTACGCGAACAGCAAGGAGCGACTCCGCGAGGCCGTCGACCGCCTGGCGGCGGAAGGGTATCTGTAA
- a CDS encoding 5-formyltetrahydrofolate cyclo-ligase, producing the protein MDKQELRERVWDDLEDSGEARFPFPPHGRIPNFAGAKEAADRLTELAAWRDADAIKANPDSPQRPVRRRALDAGKTVYVAVPRLADERPFLELDPDRIDDYDEATTISGADELGVQVLPEEMAAVDLIVSGSVVVDDRGARIGKGEGYSDLEFALLREVGLVDDDTTVVTTVHELQVADEGLPRDAHDVPMDHVVTPERTIATGTGYEKPDGVDWAALDDEKIAEIPILQEKRP; encoded by the coding sequence ATGGACAAGCAGGAGCTTCGCGAGCGCGTCTGGGACGACCTGGAGGACAGCGGCGAGGCGCGGTTCCCGTTCCCGCCACACGGCCGGATCCCGAACTTCGCGGGCGCGAAGGAAGCAGCCGACCGCCTGACCGAACTGGCGGCGTGGCGGGATGCCGACGCGATCAAGGCGAATCCCGACTCGCCGCAGCGCCCGGTCCGCCGCCGCGCGCTGGACGCCGGGAAGACCGTCTACGTCGCGGTCCCGCGGCTGGCCGACGAGCGGCCGTTCCTCGAACTCGACCCGGACCGGATCGACGACTACGACGAGGCGACAACCATCTCGGGGGCCGACGAACTCGGCGTGCAGGTCCTGCCCGAGGAGATGGCTGCAGTCGACCTGATCGTCTCCGGCAGCGTTGTCGTCGACGATCGCGGCGCGCGGATCGGCAAGGGCGAGGGGTACAGCGACCTGGAGTTCGCGCTCCTGCGCGAGGTGGGGCTGGTCGACGACGACACGACCGTCGTCACGACGGTCCACGAGTTACAGGTCGCCGACGAGGGGCTCCCGCGGGACGCCCACGACGTGCCGATGGACCACGTCGTGACGCCCGAGCGGACGATAGCGACGGGGACCGGATACGAAAAACCGGACGGCGTGGACTGGGCGGCGCTGGACGACGAGAAGATAGCCGAGATACCGATACTGCAGGAAAAACGGCCCTGA
- a CDS encoding adenylyltransferase/cytidyltransferase family protein has translation MSAHTTTVIAQGTFDVLHPGHVHYLREAAELGDELHVIVARRGNVTHKEPPVLPDRQRRDMVDALEVVDRARLGHREDIFVPIEEIAPDYIVLGHDQHHDEDAIADELARRGIDCELRRASAREPRFEGELLSTGDIYERVVEERG, from the coding sequence ATGAGCGCGCACACGACCACCGTGATCGCACAGGGCACGTTCGACGTGCTCCACCCCGGCCACGTCCACTACCTGCGGGAGGCGGCCGAACTGGGCGACGAACTCCACGTCATCGTCGCCCGCCGGGGGAACGTCACGCACAAGGAGCCGCCCGTCCTTCCCGACCGGCAGCGGCGGGACATGGTCGACGCCCTGGAGGTGGTCGACCGCGCCCGCCTCGGCCACCGCGAGGACATCTTCGTCCCCATCGAGGAGATCGCGCCCGACTACATCGTGCTGGGCCACGACCAGCACCACGACGAGGACGCCATCGCCGACGAACTCGCCCGACGCGGGATCGACTGCGAGCTCCGCCGGGCCTCCGCCCGCGAGCCGCGGTTCGAGGGCGAACTGCTGTCGACGGGCGACATCTACGAGAGGGTCGTCGAGGAGCGCGGGTAG
- a CDS encoding Mov34/MPN/PAD-1 family protein, which yields MGLFGSLFRSSELLGIASETLEFALEASEDAHPNEYMGFLRGTDARDLGLDRDGTVITDVVVIPGTESNPVSATVKTSMKPNDMKSLGSVHSHPNGALRPSDADLATFGSGDVHIIIGAPYGRTDWRAFDRNGDPRDLDVLDVAVPDAEDFFDFTQMDIDDELRRDDDLRR from the coding sequence ATGGGCCTGTTCGGGTCGCTGTTCCGGTCGAGCGAACTGCTCGGCATCGCGTCCGAGACGCTCGAGTTCGCGCTGGAGGCCTCGGAGGACGCGCACCCGAACGAGTACATGGGCTTTCTCCGGGGGACCGACGCCCGCGACCTCGGTCTCGACCGCGACGGGACCGTCATCACCGACGTGGTCGTTATCCCCGGCACCGAGTCGAACCCGGTCAGCGCGACCGTGAAGACGAGCATGAAACCGAACGACATGAAGTCGCTCGGATCGGTCCACTCGCACCCGAACGGCGCGCTCCGGCCGAGCGACGCGGACCTGGCGACGTTCGGGTCGGGCGACGTACACATCATCATCGGCGCGCCGTACGGCCGGACCGACTGGCGCGCCTTCGACCGCAACGGCGACCCCCGGGACCTCGACGTGCTGGACGTCGCGGTGCCGGACGCCGAGGACTTCTTCGATTTCACACAGATGGACATCGACGACGAACTGCGCCGCGACGACGACCTGAGACGATGA